The DNA segment AAACGAAGCCGGCCGGGTATCCCCTCGCCGGCTTCGTGCTGTCTGAACCCATTACAGCGCCAGCTGCTAGCGGCAAAAGCGCAAGCGGTACTCGCTAGGGGTAACTTTCAGCCCCATAACGAAAGCCCGCCGCAGGTTGTATTCCGAGCCGAAGCCGGCTTTCTCGGCCATGCGCTTCAAGGATGCCGCGCCCGCCTCGAGCAATCGACACACTGCAATTGGAGTATCCACAGCCGCTTTCGCACTAACGGCAGGCGGTGAAGCACTTGAACCAAGCAGCGCCCTGGGTGCACCCTTATGAGCATTGCGGCATCACAACAAAAAGGACCCGCCATGTTCGACATCACCACTCACCCCGTCGCCGATGCCGTGCGCAAACGCGCCCTGCTGAGCAGCGACGACTATCAGCGCCTGTACCAGCAGTCCATCGAACACCCCGATATTTTTTGGGCCGAACAGGCAACTGCCTTCCTCGACTGGTTCAAGCCTTGGCACAGCGTGCATCACGGTGACCTGAAGCAAGGTCAGGCCACGTGGTTCAAGGACGGCAAGCTGAACGTCAGCTACAACTGCATCGACCGCCATCTGGAACAACGTGGCGAGCAGATCGCGATCATCTGGGAAGGCGACAACCCGGCCGAGTCGGCCCATATCACCTACAAGAAACTCCATCACAACGTCTGCCGCCTGGCCAACGTGCTGAAAAGCCGCGGCGTGCAGAAGGGCGACCGGGTCTGCATCTACATGCCGATGGTGCCGGAAGCGGCCTATGCCATGCTCGCCTGTGCCCGGATCGGCGCTGTGCACTCGGTAGTGTTCGGCGGCTTTTCCCCGGACGCCCTGCGTGATCGCATCCTCGATGCCGACTGCCGCACCGTGATCACCGCCGATGAAGGTGTGCGCGGCGGCAAATACATCGGCCTCAAGCAGAATGTCGACAAGGCGCTGCTGAGCTGCCCGGAGGTTTCCACGGTGATAGTGGTCGAACGCACCCAGGGCGAGATCGACTGGGTCACAGGCCGCGACCTCTGGTACCACGAGGCACTGCACGGCACCAACGACGACTGCCCGCCCGAGCCGATGGACGCCGAGGACCCGCTGTTCATCCTCTATACCTCGGGCTCCACCGGGAAACCGAAAGGCGTGCTGCACACGACCGGCGGCTACCTGCTGATGGCCGCCATGACCCACAAGTATGTGTTCGACTACCACGATGGCGATGTCTATTGGTGCACGGCCGACATCGGCTGGGTCACCGGCCACAGCTACATCGTCTACGGCCCGCTGGCCAACGGCGCGACCACCCTGGTGTTCGAAGGCGTACCGAACTACCCGGACAGCTCGCGTTTCTGGCAAGTGATCGACAAGCATCAGGTGAATATCTTCTACACCGCGCCGACCGCGCTGCGCGCGCTGATGCGCGAGGGCGAAGGCCCGGTACAGAAAACCTCGCGCAGCAGCCTGCGCCTGCTCGGCAGCGTCGGCGAGCCGATCAACCCGGAAGCCTGGGAGTGGTACTTCAATGTGGTCGGCGAGCGCCGCTGCCCGATCGTCGACACCTGGTGGCAGACCGAAACCGGCAGCATCATGATCACCCCGCTGCCCGGCGCCAGCGTGCTCAAACCCGGTTCGGCGAGCAAGCCGTTCTTCGGCGTGCAGCCAGCCCTGCTGGACGAACAAGGTAAGGAAATCCACGGTGCCGGCTCTGGCGTACTGGCGATCAAGGCCAGTTGGCCAAGCCAGATTCGCAGCGTTTACGGCGATCACCAGCGGATGATCGACACCTACTTCAAGCCTTACCCTGGTTACTACTTCACCGGTGACGGCGCGCGCCGCGATGAGGATGGCGACTACTGGATCACCGGCCGCATCGACGACGTGATCAACGTCTCCGGCCACCGCA comes from the Pseudomonas cavernicola genome and includes:
- the acs gene encoding acetate--CoA ligase; the protein is MFDITTHPVADAVRKRALLSSDDYQRLYQQSIEHPDIFWAEQATAFLDWFKPWHSVHHGDLKQGQATWFKDGKLNVSYNCIDRHLEQRGEQIAIIWEGDNPAESAHITYKKLHHNVCRLANVLKSRGVQKGDRVCIYMPMVPEAAYAMLACARIGAVHSVVFGGFSPDALRDRILDADCRTVITADEGVRGGKYIGLKQNVDKALLSCPEVSTVIVVERTQGEIDWVTGRDLWYHEALHGTNDDCPPEPMDAEDPLFILYTSGSTGKPKGVLHTTGGYLLMAAMTHKYVFDYHDGDVYWCTADIGWVTGHSYIVYGPLANGATTLVFEGVPNYPDSSRFWQVIDKHQVNIFYTAPTALRALMREGEGPVQKTSRSSLRLLGSVGEPINPEAWEWYFNVVGERRCPIVDTWWQTETGSIMITPLPGASVLKPGSASKPFFGVQPALLDEQGKEIHGAGSGVLAIKASWPSQIRSVYGDHQRMIDTYFKPYPGYYFTGDGARRDEDGDYWITGRIDDVINVSGHRIGTAEVESALVLHDAVAEAAVVGYPHDIKGQGIYAFVTLMNGIEANEALKTELLALVSKEIGGFARPELIQWAPVLPKTRSGKIMRRILRKIACNELDNLGDTSTLADPSVVDSLIDKRLNR